Part of the Falco rusticolus isolate bFalRus1 chromosome 2, bFalRus1.pri, whole genome shotgun sequence genome is shown below.
TGGGCGGTCTGAACAGTACTCTGAAGGCAGGAGCCCAGGTTCTTTGGGGAGGCTACAGAGAACGACGTATTTCTGCAGACTGTTCAGGGAACCTGCACCTTCAGTGCCACAAACTGCTCTCTCCGAGCATCAAAGGACACCAAGTTAAATACCTGAAGTTAAGCAGCGTGAAGTACAGTCCGTTTAACTGCACAAATCTTTCATGTACAAGTGAAGGAATATTTGTAAGGATTTACCTGATTGCAGGTACTTTGCTAACATAGCTGTCACTTCAAAAAGTTTTTGTCCCGATGACTTCATTTTTATGTACCCTACTCTCCACCCTGACTGTGGGAAAGCCAGGCAGTAGGGTGCCTTAAACTGTTTGTAAAATAAGCCTACGAAAGGCTTTAAGTCATCCTCTCCCAAAAACCTCAAGTATTGTTTCAGGTGTAAAAGTCTCAGTTGCATTAGCCACTCTGCAGCCGTCCTGAGCCTTCCCCACTACCTACGTGTCTTTGGTTACCAGATCCACACTTTTCCACCACTCCATTGCAGGTTAGGCAGGTTGTTTTCAACTACAAATGGTATGTAGCCAAGAGGATTACAATTGCATGGTCTCCACTCTTACTAGGGAATTAAGGTACTGAATAAATTGATTGTTTCCCTGTGTATTTCCTACTTGGTTTTAAGTCTACTGCAATCCCTACAGGCAATTATCTCAGCAGCTCGGtcaggggagagagaaaaatccaaCACTTATGACCACAAAGCTCCTACTGGGCAAGTATTGTACAGTCAAACGGTGACGTCTTTTAGATCCCTTTTCTCCAACTCATAATATGATTATATTTACTTCATCTAGAAAGAGTTTCCCATGAACAGATGGAAACTATAAATGGCAGTCTTCTACGGAGGCTTCAACTCGCAGTATGCTGTGGTGTGAATTGACAGCACACTGGCTGTTCTGTACTAACTCCTTACAGGGACAGTAAACACTTAACACACACGTAACACAGAAATAAGCATATACCAAATAAGTTTTACTTCTCTTTCTATTTGTACTCGGTATGCATCCAGATGTTGCAGCAGTTCAGAGGGACAGAGTAGCTAGAGTACTTGACATTCACACCTTATATAGGACttaaacttttaattttctgaagctTAGCACACAATAAACTAGGTTCCTTTATtaggaagaaacattttaatgtgcAAGAACACTTTATTTGAAACTCAAATAATCTGGTGCCCTATTGGAAAGAATTCTTTGTCAGCTCTATGTTTGATCAATTAGCGATTTCTAAAAGTAATTCTCACTTTGTTTTGGGAGTTTCActactttttcctctgctgctcgATCTCTTTTTACCCCTGCTCCTGGATCGAGAGGAACTCCGACTTCTGCTCCTACTGCGTGTTCGACTATGACTTCTGCTGCGACTGCGgcctcttctctttcttcccctgctgcGAGACCTTCTCCTTTCCCGACTTCTTGACCTTCCAGATCGGCGCCTTCTCTTGTTTTTGCGGcgattcttttttctctctgattctCCATTTCTCCGGTAAGAATGATCCGGGCTTGGACTGCCCCTCCTCCTTGACCGGCTGTAATAGTCATCACGATAGCTCgttctgtttctcctttcagaGTTTTTAGACAACTGATTAGTCCGTTCAGGAGAAATACGTATGTCTCTATTGGCCTCCCAAAACTCATTGTTTGGATTTTTGAATACATGAAGAAAGTTGCAGTGTTTCCCTCTTGGACACTTCTGCCTTTCAAATAAGCCTGCAACAGATtagggtttgcttttttatgaACCAGACCTGTTAAATCTTTCTTCATTATGTACCTACTGGAAAGAAACTGAGTTTTGCTTctaaagtaagaaaaacatgCATCTGACCACCTATCAATTTATTTCACACAAGGTTAATTTTTAATACGTACTTTTCTGGGAATTAAATTTTTAACAGCTATGACGATTTTAGCTTAAAATTTTCATATATTATTTTACTACCTTAATCTAAGAATGTAAATATAGAAGTCACATGTTGATAGTTACTGCTAAGAACTGCTGATGGTTCAGaaactgctgttgcttttgaaagAGATAGATTAGTATTTCCTGTAGTTTCACCTTACGATTATTTCCAAAGCTAAGATCCAAACTTGCTTTCCCAGTCCAGGGAAATTCCACTGGAATGATTCAGACACTTAACTGACACAGAATGGatattccctttctttcctaGATCTGCACAAGCAAGTTAGCATATTTGTCTTCCAAACAGACATTAACTACAACATTAGGCAGATCTGAAAGCCACAGGCTAATTCCCCCTTTCACTTCTGTAAGTATTCTTCCAACAACACACATTCTCTTTTCCAGGTGTTTATGCGACTCACCACATATAGCAGTTTTCCACCTTGTCACGGGACAGAATTCACAATGAAGCTGACGGCCCGCATACCATCGTCCACTGAATAGAGCAAGAGCTGCCTGACAGTCCTTCTccctttaaaaagtaaaaatgacgCACAGCATTATCATCATACAATCATTTAACATGTTACTTACCAACTTTATGTTCCCATTACAGTATGAGAACAAATCACTTTGATTATACAAACAGCGTTCATTACTGGACTTCAGAGTTCAGTTCTAAAACCGTAGTAAGATTGTGAGTACTTACGACTGATACTGGACATACACATTTCCTCGCAGGTGAGGCTCATAGTTGCAACTGACCTAAGGGGATGGAAACATGAAGTTAGCACAACGGAAGGTTTATGCTGTAGAGCAGCTCACACATGCCAAGATGGCAGCCACGCCGATTCACGACAGCTCATTGATGCGAacttacattattttcttctgaagactTAGTTTTAGCCAgggcggggtgtgtgtggataaaaaaaagcagcccttCTGGCTTTGACTGCTTCCAGCATTACGCTGTGATTAACTCTGGGACCTCTGCTTCACTTAGCCCACAAGACAGCTTGTACTAATTGTCTTGCACTTGTCCGGGCCGACCCTACTGTGCAGCAGCCAAATCCTACTCTGAAAACAATTAGCAATATCCTCACGTGGAAATGTGGGATTCATTATGGTAAGAGACTCTTTAGAGCAATTTACCTGCACAGCATCCCTGTGAGATGAGTTAAATAAGCTGAAGTCACTAGCTTGCACTGTACAGttttgaaacatcttttttcatAACAATTTAGCATTCAGAGTATCTCTAAAGCTCTCAAAAATACACAATTTACCTTCCAAAAAGCATGTTGCTAGTTAAAAAAAGACTCTGGGACAGGCAGGCCCAAACAAGCTTGAACCCGGCTCTCCAGGGCAGGACTGTGAGCCCAGCCTCTTGCCTCCAGGCCTCTCCCAGTCCCAGCACCAACCTTTCATTGCTGAACCCTGACTGACCCTCAGAGAACACCTCTGCACTGGGTTAGCGAAGGGCTTCAGACACAGCAACAAGCAGTTCCATaattaaatattacagaatAAGCAGTCAAACTATTCGAGATAAACCAACATCAACACAAGAACAAGTGAGAATGGTTTTGTCATAGGTGCTTTTGGGTGGGAAAAGAAGTGTGTTTTGTCAGGATCTGCCAGATTCTGGAGTAGCTTCACAGAAGGAACACGGGCTACACTGGAACGGGAAGTCAGCTGGACGAGGGGTGTGTATAATCCAATTCTAAATGGTAGCAGAGACTCAGCTCAATCAGTTAACATCTCTGCAGCCAACATGTAATTTCTAAGCATCTTTAATACAATTAAAGTGCCCATAAGAATCATATTACAGTTGAACAATTGCTTCAGAAGCTAAGAACCACGACACTGAAAACTCTTACCCTGTTATTAGTCATAGGGACCCAAGTATGTGCAACTTGGCACAGTTAGATGGAACAATGATACCAAGTCAGGGATCCAAGTTTGATGGTAAGACAGCATTTCAACCCACACTGCAGTGAGAATCTACATCCTGTCTTCTCAGATGGAGCACAGCTTGCTAATATCCCATGAGTCAAAATACGAAGGGGATACTCCTCCAAACAAGTCAAGGTTTCTTATCTACAAAGCTTATTATACAACTACTGAAAATTCACTTTTCCTACTTTCCTCTTGCTTGAAATGCTAATACAATCTCAGTTCTGAGGCAGCTGTCAGTAGATAGaaacaaaagggagaaaaagcactGCTTGCCTCCTGGTGACTGCAGGAGAACACTCAAGAATGGCAAGCAGGAAGGGGTGCTGCAACAGATTCTGCTACAAGGAGATTTCATCATCCAAGCTGCGTATTTTGGGGCAACATGGGACTGTTAACATACATCATTCATCACCAAGATCTCCATTtactgtttcctcttttcccccccCATAAGAAATCATAACATAAATGGGAAAAATTCTGTACAGAAcattcagcaaaacaaatgcatgaACTGAGGATGGATAACAAGCCTCAACACCTTTTTTACATAACATTACATACATTTACATAACTTATCCTTTTAGAATTCCTCCTACTGAAATGTCTACTACCTTTTCAGTCCAttgtaatttgattttatttgatcCAAGCAGTCCTAAAATGACATTGTTTGGGTGTATACTCCAAATACACTTTATACCGCCACTATTTCATTCCTTAGACACAAATACAATAGCCCAGATATATTTATATTGTCTACCCATCTTCACGGACCCTCTGGGGCTTATGTAGGCTAAGTAAAGCAGGGACTGTGAGGTAAGTGGATTGTTGAGCGGTATGAATAACTTGCAATATAAAAAGCACAAGCTTTTGTAACTCAAGAGAATGGGAAGGAAGACTCACCCAGAGTAAGACAATGCTCTGTCAAAGCAGTGACATCTTACAGCACTGTAAGTTTACAGGTGACATCAGAGATGCACAGTTTGCTATAAGGGCACTAACTATAGTTCTCTAAAGTACGTGGGGTTTAGCTAGGGCATGTTGGACCAAATTCCTGTTAAGGCTAGTAAAACACAACTTCTGTGGTAGATGTTACGTGTGTTACAAGCTGTTACGCTCAGATGCGTACCTTGAATTGAACAACCTTCCCCACGTTTTGGAACTCAGGGAGCACATCCTCGTAGAACTCAAGGAACTGCTGGTACGTCTCCTCATCACTGTACTCAAGACTCGCGTCTGTGTCATAGTCATCTCTCCGGCACTGCTCCATGCCAAAAGTAATGAACATCCCTCGAACGAGTAGTGTCTTACTAGATGTTGGATAGTTATGCTTGCGAGAACACCTGGACATTGTagggaaggaaaagtgaaaagatCAGCACCTTCGGTAGAAGATGCACGTGTTGAAACTTCAAACATTTGCCATTTTTAGTAACAgttattagaaagaaaatccagTAGTGGACAATcaacatatttaaattattaaaacaaattgtttGGAAGTGAGTTTGTGTATAATCTtaatgctttctgctgtgcctAAATACACTCTTGCTTAAAAAAGCATGCCTACAAAAGCTATAGGTAACAGTACCACAGTAAGCGCTAAGGCAATTTCTTTCAGGCTGCTAGGGTTAAACGTGTTCCTCATTTCTGAAGGGCTTCATAGAAAGACTACTGACAATGTTTTACATTGTAAAGCAAGTCCTTACTCTTGCCTTTGCAAACTGAACAACTTTTACtgttatatatatgttttacaTTATATCGGGAGTGGCGAGGGGGAGTGAAGGATAGAAAGCATGTTTAAACCTGAAGTTGGATGAATACAAGATTGGTATTTTCCACTTCTAAAAAAATGATTCTTTTAAGTCTTCTCTTAATCTGCATCTTCTTAGCagtcaaaaaaattaataggtCTCCCTCACCATCCATCATATTCACGCTGCCTCCCTCACCTGCTGAAATACAGTTCTCCCCTACAGACCTTTAGATTCAGTAAAGACACAGATGTTAGACtccatgtttattttgctgtgttttatgaCCTCCCTTTCAAACACTTCCCTGAGCAACTGGGTCAGTCAGAAATTGACTCTTCACTTTCTGGTTGTCACCTTAgacttcaaaaaacaaacagaaaaaacaaaactccaaacccaaaactaaaaccggagactttttttttttttttttttacattttagaagCTGCATcctttcactgttctttttgAATAGAACTCAAAATATTACACCCAACCAATACTGTCTGTACACAAAATGAATATAGCACatggcagaagaaaaggcaCCCCAATGAAAATGAATAACCCAAAATCCAGTATTACTACAACATATCAGGGTTTGAATTACAAGGGAAATTAATAACAGTGAATTCAGCCAGTTTTAGCTTCTCCAAGGCATAGTGAGATTTGACAAGATTCAACAACTATTTTATGGATAACACTGGCTCTCAATTTTTCACCACTGCAGTTTATTTCAGCTTCCAACCCATTCTTCCAGTCCTTATCCTAGCTGTATCTCAGTCCTTCAACTTAGAGTCAATACCAGTTTAAAATGCCCAGAATATGAAGGTAGCCCGTATGTGAGTAGAAGGAAGGAAGATAAAGGAGAGGTAACTAAGATCAACAACTGTAGGTGAGAGAAGGACAGAATACGATGTTTCTCAGTATTTATTCACAAAGGCTATTCACAgttcaaagcaaaactgatttttatgcAATCCATAATTAATCCGAGAAGGTTACCTCCATTAAAtaccactgaaacaaaaatactgcgAAGGTTATGAAGAActaaacatttgaaaagcaaaaatgctgcCTGCGGTGAAATAGGTGGCCAGAGTTTTATTCAGGAATTCAACACGTATTTCAGAATAAAGATGTGGACTTGAAGCTTCCGTAGAGTTGGATTATCACATAATTATCCACAATATATGTCACACTAAACCAAGTTACTTTTAGGATAAAGAAAACTACAATAGCTGGACCATACCTGTTTCAGTGATACAAGTTAGTAAAACAGCCTTACTAGTTTCTGCTGAAGATTCATGTAGTAAATATTAGGGTCTTTCCTTGCTGAACTATTGTTCCTTAACACACATAAAAATGCAGGGATTTTCTAGCCAGATGCCGCATTTGGGTCATCATCTTTAATGGTCGCCGATGAACCTGTACTCTGTGAGCCCATTTCTATTTTAGGCTTCCTCTGTGACTGCCGGCAACAAgttttgccatttgttttgtatgagaaaatactttttttttaagctggtaAAGAGTCAGAGACACCTAAACTGTTtcataataaaagcaaataatccTTCCCATCCTACTCAAGAGTTCAACGTTCACTTACCACAGCCGCCCTCCTTCATCTCTCTAAAAGCAGGCTCTACACTAGTTAGCCACTCCTACAGAAGCTGTTCCTCATCTCTGATCATCTTGTTGTCCTCCTCTGTCCTTGCCTTTTACTACACTTTCTTTCCGATAGGGCACCCGTACTAGCGTAACAGAATCAAGAATGAATGTATCACACATTTAAACAGCATACTAACAGAATTCTGGAAGCTACAGAACAGCTTTCCACTGTGCAGATGTACCTTAACTTGCTTTATTCCACTTAagatttgattttatatttagaCCATGTGACATATGCAAATTAAACAAGATAAGAAAACAACAACTGACATATCAGACCTGTAGTAGTAACAGAAATCAAATATATTCTGTCTGAATACATCTGTGCATGTGTCAGAGCTCAGGAAGCTTGACCAGAATGCACCACCATATGCTATAACAATAAATAGTTCAATTCCAGCCAGGCAACACTTTTGCTCTGTGTCTAGCTCCATCGTGAGTAACGGAACCACAGccaaataaatgaaagtaatttatatagcatttttttttcagtttgcatatAACCTAATAAGTTACTTTCCTTTTATCTCTCCAAAACACTTCTATGCTGGTAAATAGTCAATTGATTACCTGTCTCCAAATCGGCAGGAAcctgttttaatataaaatggGCAATTTGCTCTATCCTTCTCTGTTCCTATATTCTCCGGGGGCTCTGGGTTATGCCAGGAAACACCATTCTCCAGCTgtggaaaaaacattaaaatacagaagttagAAAAGAGTAAAGAAATGTAACGtccaaataaaaacacaaattaaatcCACATGCAATTATTAGCACTGTGTTACTACATGGCAAGCTGAAATCTACTCCAAGCATTGTTTTACAAAGAGGAAAGTAACCAGCGTATCCAGTATAAAGAATGAGGATATGCCTTGTGTCTCTGGTGATGGAAACCTCTTTTCTTGGCAATTGTTCAGTTTTAAGCCTATAgtcatgatttctttttaacacaaaCAAATCCCTAAACtggatgttttcttttgctacaGGAAACTTAAGATCTTAAGTGTTTATAACTAAAAGAGTTGCAATATATTTGCTCCTcaaacagcaatttcttttgttATCCATGAGAATTACAGCTATTGGGACAAATTCATAGTTAGGAAGTAAAAGCCTCCACACTGATCATGTTGGGCCACCATGATTTCTATAATTCAAAATGGGATTATCAAGTTGCAAGCCTTGACCGActacaaacaaaacatttaaaaaagcaaattttcgTTTTGTTAGATCTGTAACAGAACAGCACTGCCACATCAACAATAAGTAACTGAACCCTGAACTGATACTATAATGAAGTCTCTAACATACCACGTTTCTGCCTATTCCTTTGCAGAAACAGCTGCTAACCCATCTTGAGCTCTGGGTAGCTAGCAGTTCAGAGCATTTTTCTACTCATATTATGAAACAGTTAGATTCCCTGCCTAAAGAACTGTTTAAACAATTTGGAATTGATTGCAACTCCAGTGTAGCTATGGCAATCAACATACAATGGATTAATGAGgttaaaacttaattttcataTTCATGCAGTGGTTTAAGCAGAGCAAGAATCTTCACAAGTTTATCCATGTGATAGGGATGAAAAGCTAAATTATTCTTTAAGGCAACAGTAAAGATTGAATTAATCCTCTCTAAGAttcaaatgaaaactgcagttttctttacTACACACTGCCAGCTTGAGATCCATGCTCTTCCAAGCCACCTGAGCAGCCAGCTTGTCCCTcccccaactttttttttccttatgtatCTGTGCTCACCTCTACGGCTGAAtccttttatttaaagcatgCCATCTGCTTAAAAAAGCAAGTTTGCCTTGCCACCCAGAAGGACTGACAGATTTATTTAGAATGCTAATTCACAAATAAACCATCATGCATAGTGTGTTTTCAACAGCACACAGCTATATTTCCAGATTCATTTTGACTCTCATCTCCTGAACAGGAATGAGCATGCACAACTGCACTGCTACCAACCAGCCAGAAATATGCTTAATTATGTTCCacccagtaaacaattgttcatGGCTCATGCAAGCCACTACGTATTAAATTTACTCAGGCCATTAGTTCTTGAGAGCAGATGGACAACATGCTAGAAGGCAAACACCAGATAGCAATtaaattacagttatttttcaaaaagtctCTGCACATACCTGGCTTTCAGCTTGATCCAGCAtcctctgcacagctgcctATAAATGGTGCAAACACAGGACTAGTGAAAACCCTGAGGACACGCAAAACATCTGGTTTCTTTAGTTAAGAACCTAATTTACAATATCAATGATTATGCATAATACAAGTTTGATGGGGTTTGCTTTAAAACCACGAATTTTACTTTTGCTCTGTAGAAATTCGTGTTCTACAAAGCTCTTAAAGGATACATCAGACATGACCCTCAcatagattatttttctaatctAAATGCTAGACAActtaaaaagtttcattttcttctctattaAAACTATCACTGAACTATTGAATACCTAAATATATTGCCTACTCTAGTACTCAGTCCAGTTACAGTTAACTTTGTAATCATGTAGTTGCACTAAATGTTTTAACTCTGAACACTCCATGTAACACACAGAAAACCACATTGCTTAGTGAGCCTCTGTTAAAGCAAAACATGTAACTGTTAAGAAACTTCTACTACCATAAATTCACTGTATCTAGCCTTCCAAATACAGGAACATAATGAGGAtattcttccccttttttcttctaattgaGCTGAGCAAAACAATAAAGTCACTCTCCAAAACTGGCTGGAAATTAGTTCTAACTAATTATTCTAGGAagttccaagaaaaaaagacatttaaaataaccaACACAAGAAAATGTGCTAGTATTGTTGTGCTCTGGAAGAGAATTAATTAGatttaaaaagaggaagaacatataaaaataaaaaaatgcaatccAGGATGAGGACCCAGACAGCATCTGGTACTAATCATCAAGTATGTCAGATATTAACCAccctattaaagaaaaaacaaacaaaactcacacaaaaaaaaccaaccaagtCAAGACCCCACCAAACCAGGAAatctattttctcattttagagagggggatttttttttttttttaaatcagcaagTCAGAATTTGAATAAACTGCTGTTTCAAGAGACACACCAAATCACTCAACCAACTTTCCACTGCTGAAATGGGTGGCTCTACTCCCAGCTGGGTACTCACTTTCTCTCTGGGTGCCTGCCAATGCCCTCAATGAGCCAATTTAACACACTAAaccactaaaataaaaaccagaaaaaaacccaacaaacaaatcaaacaagCCAACAACCAAACAATGAAAAGCAAGTAGCTTCCATCTAGTTCAGGGAACCAAATTAGCCATTGTTCAACTCTCTTGGAATTGTGTATCAACCTTAAATAAAAGATTCGCGACCGTGCTTTTCTCTCCCTACTCTGCACAGAGAGAAAGGGACACTTAACACAAGAGGAAGTAAGACAGGAAATACCAcaactgctgttctttttcattcctcATGCAACTGTTACGTAATCAGTGACACAACCAGCTATTAAATGCAGGTGACAATGTTTGCTAATGTCCCTTCTGCTGTGGCAGGAGACACAGACACAGTAGCAAGACACCTCCTAGTGAAATGACCGGAATCTTTTTCTCATTGTGGAGAAGCTAAAATGACCGGATCCTAGAAACCTGCCATCACCCCTTACTGGCAATAGGCCAGTCATAACACTGGATTTCTGTACAGGACATCTTACATCCAGGTCATTCAACTTCTAAAACTTATGAAGAATGCATCGTTAACAGAGATGTTATCAATGATTAGTATTCTTCAGTATCATTTTTCTCTCCACCCAAGGAGctccaaaaaaaaagatacG
Proteins encoded:
- the ZRSR2 gene encoding U2 small nuclear ribonucleoprotein auxiliary factor 35 kDa subunit-related protein 2, translating into MAAPMLLPESSLGKLSHQKHRAILKKEKRKKKRQALAKLRDSEATEKDESVSEEEEEELEEDEEEEEEEKKLEAERQKLHEQWLLREEKAQEEFKLKKEKEEAARKRQEEEERKIKEEWEEQQRKEREVAQQKQQEKREREAAVQRMLDQAESQLENGVSWHNPEPPENIGTEKDRANCPFYIKTGSCRFGDRCSRKHNYPTSSKTLLVRGMFITFGMEQCRRDDYDTDASLEYSDEETYQQFLEFYEDVLPEFQNVGKVVQFKVSCNYEPHLRGNVYVQYQSEKDCQAALALFSGRWYAGRQLHCEFCPVTRWKTAICGLFERQKCPRGKHCNFLHVFKNPNNEFWEANRDIRISPERTNQLSKNSERRNRTSYRDDYYSRSRRRGSPSPDHSYRRNGESERKKNRRKNKRRRRSGRSRSRERRRSRSRGRKRRGRSRSRSHSRTRSRSRSRSSSRSRSRGKKRSSSRGKSSETPKTK